TTTTTAAAGCGCAAGCAATGCGTTATTCCACGTATCAAATTCCTAGAATAATTGATTGTACAAAGATAAATGATAATATGCTCCTATTACCAAGAGGTCTATTAGAAAAAGTGAAGGAAATTTTCTTTAAGTATAATATACTTCTTAAAATACACAACGATCAATTCGAAGGTAAGTTGATTGTTCCTAAATTTCATGGTCAACTGACGATTCAACAAGAGGATGCTGTAACTTCTTTGGCTAATTATGACAACGGAGTAGTAGCAGCAGATACAGGTTTCGGAAAAACTGTAGTAGCTGCAGCATTAATTAGTAGAAATAAAACCAATACACTTATAATTGTACATCGAACACAATTAGTTGAACAATGGAAAGAGAGATTATCAACTTTTTTAAACATTCCAGTAAAAGAGATTGGTCAAATTGGTGGCGGGAAGAATAATCCAACCTATAATATAGATATATCTACGATTCAATCGCTTAATCATAAGGACATAGTAAAACCTGAGTTATACCATTACGGACAAATTATCATAGATGAATGTCATCATATTTCTGCTGTCAGCTTCGAAAGAGTATTAAAGGCTGTTCGAGCAAAAAGAGTCTATGGTTTAACAGCAACCCCAATTAGGAAAGACGGTCTGCACCCAATAATATTTATGCAATGTGGACCAATAAGATATAGAACGAATAGTAAACAGCAAGCCAAGATGCGATCGTTTAAACAAACCCTTGTTAAAAGACAAACAAGCTATCTATTCTTTGTTAGCCACTAATAAAGAGCGAAACGATATGATTTTTAATGATGTTCTACAAGCCCTAAATGAAAAAAGGTCTCCTATCGTGTTAACAGAACGTTTAGACCATATAAATGAGTTATACGAACTTTTTAAGGGATTTGCTAAAAATATTATTATTTTATCAGGAGCTATGAAGAAGAAAGAGCGGCAACAAAAGCTAGAAGAGTTAATTAAATTACCTGATAGCGATGAGAGATTGTTAATTGCAACAGGGAAATATATTGGAGAAGGATTTGATGATGCTAGATTAGATACGCTCTTTTTAACAATGCCAATCTCTTGGAAAGGAACGTTACAACAATATGTAGGACGGCTTCACCGAGATCATAGTAATAAAGAGGAAG
The nucleotide sequence above comes from Paraliobacillus zengyii. Encoded proteins:
- a CDS encoding DEAD/DEAH box helicase; this encodes MIFNDVLQALNEKRSPIVLTERLDHINELYELFKGFAKNIIILSGAMKKKERQQKLEELIKLPDSDERLLIATGKYIGEGFDDARLDTLFLTMPISWKGTLQQYVGRLHRDHSNKEEVKVFDYVDSNVAILQRMFEKRLKGYKNIGYSLYGENKEKSQQIQLF